gttattattttctaacttctctgttttgaaaataaaactcctAACCATGTTATTGCATTAAAGATAAAGACCACAATGACATGTGCACCATCCCACCGGCTGACCCCATTAATGGCTATCTGGGGTTGTTCTCTTCCCCGTCCACAGTCTATAAATGCTCCCCTTGATCTCCTTGTTCCTGAAGCTGTAGATGATAGGATTCATCATGGGGGGCACCATAATGGCTATGATGACCAGCACATTGTAAGCTTCTGCAGACAGCTGCACTCCAATTCCTGGTAATATATAAGAGATCATCAGTGGCAGATAGAAAAACAGACCACCAGAAGGTGGGTGAGAAGAGTGCTGAAAACTTTCTTCTTCCCATCTGCCGAGGAGATCTTCAGGGCAGCCACGACAATCCTACCGTAGGAAAGAGAATAATTGCTAAACCTCCTACACCTGTGATTATTGTGGTGCTGGACAAAAGAGTGAGGTGCCTGGGGTCAACTGTACAAGAAATATGAACCATTGTAACAAAATCACAGAAACAGTAAGGTAGGACGTTGGTGTGGCAAAATGAAAGCTCTGTAGCAAAAACCATGTAGGGGGTGAGGATGGCAGCAGCAATAACATTCACCAGGAAGATGCTGATGCAGACCGTCTTATTTGTAACAATAGAAGGGTACCTTAGGGGGTACACGACAGCGACATAGCGGTCACATGCCATAACAGACAAAAGAAGGCCTTCTGTAACCCCAAGGTGGTACACCACTGAGAGCTGAAGCAAGCAGGGCCCATAAGGGACAGTGTTGGCATTGAACGTGAGGATGGCCAGCATTCGAGGGATGAGGTTGGTGCTGTTCACCACATCAATCGCTGCTAAGGTGCCGATGTAGAAAAACATGGGGCTCTGAAGATGTGGATTTATTATTATGACCACAATTACTAGCAGATTTCCTACAAGTGTCACCATATAGATGAGGGCAAGAGCAGCAATGGTAAAAGTCATCTTGTCCTTTTCAATTGCGCAGTGCAGAACAAACTCAGACACGGCGACCGTGGCGTTAGGCATCCTCACAGGCTTTCCAGTTTAGCTAGAAAACAATGAAAGAAGAACAAGACGATGAACGGTGACTTTAAGGTTTCATATCAACAAGACTTCTCTGTAAGATCAAATAAAGTTTGTCCTACTCATctgaagaggtgagagagagaaaacatttaaaaacctgaatTAAATGCCTTTCGATCATTGATGATACTAATTCAGATTAAGCTTTTAGTCTGAGGATGTTATTCCTGTTGTGACTTCCTCTAATGATTATGTGCCTACACTGGAGATCTGGTAATCTCTTAACACCAGGAATTTAAATCacactattataaaagaaaatcttgagacgaggtGAGACtattgccatgagattttttcaagtcccgtcctCATCTCAACCATTTCTGGTTAACAGCCCACGCCCtctcacggtcctctcacctctcattcgtgtgaatgcttttgtcagacacagttcctgcactctcagctcttatacattttttaccttttcctcactttaagtttccaataaaagaagacttactgtatgtccaaatcttattgaagaatttcatcccaaagggttatcaacagaagaaatgagtacatgggcaatcctagcaccgagaaacgatgaagtcaaaacGAATGAACGCAAAAATGATCGATCGGTTACACtgtaaattggttaaatgtgtatcagtaGACTATCCTGAAACAGTGGTGATGatggtgaggaagatgaaaacatcaacttacaatatcacgaacaATATCTAGAACTGTTAACAcagtctggtcttccaccacacgaattactgttgaaagaaggatgtatcgtaatgttattgcgtaattgatgtctgagtgatgggctatgcactAGGGCAAGATTTGTGATATTCAAAATttgtcgaacaattctgacatgtaaaattttaacaggcgacaagaaaggtaatgttgtACATTTAACATTAGACACGAAAGGAGATCTTGTAATGTAATTCGTATTAAAAATAGTTTCCCATTACAattgcttttgctatgacaattaacaaatcacagggacaaatattcgaaaaagtcggtttatttattagagagaaaggaacgatattcactcacgggaagATATACGTTGCATTGTCGCAATTGAAttcaaattcaatgcaatattgacaaaaaattgattaaaacagtagttttactgaagttttacagtaaaagtgcaagttaaaaagtatttgcgtgttactttcaaaggcaaacagaatgaaaacatataacgCAGCAAaaacctctaacgcaacatgaaacgtcattttctttcaatttattccattttactattttttactatggttaattactcgctgtaatgtaaaataattgggactattatgcatatgtaaaaatttcTTCACTGAAAACCAATGAGTGGAGTGAGCAGAGAGGTGCCCTCCCGAGGGATCTGAGGAGCGATTACGGGTGCGCAAAGGATCAagggaggagagctgacctcgACGGTCTGGTGGTGCGTCGGAAGGGGCCAAGATGCAGGTTAGCTGAAGGAGCTCGTGGCTGCTGGTCTCCGCCGCTCGAGTAATGGTGAGCCATAAAGAGAGTGACAGAGGTGGGTCAGAGAATTCGAGAGAGACACTGCTTTTAAGTAACCTCAGATTTTAATGGATTTCTTTATTGGACGGTTTTTATCCCCACTagacactgtttttatggatttatttatttattgaactttggagTCCAcccttttgcactttttgttttgatgattgttttaataaaagcacttcaacTTTTTTgaatatcccctggcttcatgtgAGATTTGTCCCCGTTTgccagctcatctcggtgacattatcgacagtgttgggttcaggaCCCCCATCAGGACGTTGGGAGCCTGaagagaacccgcatcgtcacaagcaCTTCTCCCAGGCCTGAATTTTGGAGGAGGCCTGGTAACCCCATACCTGATGGGGTACTCCTTCTAACTTTATGGAGCTGCATTATTAGGGGCTATGAATTGCTCTTTTTCAGACCCCTCACCTTAAAAGGCCTTCCAAGAAGCTTCTACTTTGGACAACATAACTCCCAGGATCACAGGGGCACACAAACttctccaccatgataaggtaaCGATTCCTGTAGAGAAAAATGTAAacgtatattttatgttttaaaatattaggaATAATATATTTCAagacttcgcgtctctgccgctcgcgtatgactagttcactttcaccaaacaacaaaacctttaatTCTCGCTGggtaggcctcttcattgggaagaaacactacttttcccagatggcaacacaaattagatgatctacaagtctccaaatttaaaaatttaaattcgaacaatatttacatacttctgtcatatcacctatgtccatatattcaatctcttttcgcttttacctttttgtcaatatcacattgaattctgattccttgtttggaattccatcgtgacaacgcaacgtataactgcccgttagtgaatatcgtttctttctctctacaagaaatgtgtctgacaatagcatgtACAGAAATTggaaatgattgaactgtgtgcgTGTTACGTgagcaggacttttccaaatctctttgcataataAGCTCTTGCCTCACgaggcttgaaattttctctcacaagattttaatttcagcaaacaacaaatcttttaattctcgcagatacgcctcttcattggaaagaaacactacttttccctgatggcaacacaaattagacgatctacaagtctccgacccTTAAAGTAATCCAAATAATATATACAATCTtatttcgctgttccgttatttcactgtgTAATAATTTTCGTTTATTTGCGctcatgcgatctttactatcatttttttgagtttttttgaaTCCGAGGGAGACACATCGGGCTG
This genomic stretch from Polypterus senegalus isolate Bchr_013 unplaced genomic scaffold, ASM1683550v1 scaffold_9199, whole genome shotgun sequence harbors:
- the LOC120520070 gene encoding olfactory receptor 24-like → MPNATVAVSEFVLHCAIEKDKMTFTIAALALIYMVTLVGNLLVIVVIIINPHLQSPMFFYIGTLAAIDVVNSTNLIPRMLAILTFNANTVPYGPCLLQLSVVYHLGVTEGLLLSVMACDRYVAVVYPLRYPSIVTNKTVCISIFLVNVIAAAILTPYMVFATELSFCHTNVLPYCFCDFVTMVHISCTVDPRHLTLLSSTTIITGIGVQLSAEAYNVLVIIAIMVPPMMNPIIYSFRNKEIKGSIYRLWTGKRTTPDSH